One Nyctibius grandis isolate bNycGra1 chromosome 17, bNycGra1.pri, whole genome shotgun sequence genomic window carries:
- the C17H1orf167 gene encoding uncharacterized protein C1orf167 homolog isoform X5 — translation MTTSAQHQLTEGYSKEAEQACRVEGELWTRLHRKQRRDEFCWRAQAIRDMRRLAAFRLWRLQKELLSKEEDRLLEARAVLEKKQLRNAFWVWRSRCLEMEQILAVTTRIQRNLVSRCFSAWKEIVEQKVLYRCNLAHLRAASLRKYFQQWVQMLQVREGDKQAMVNFFLLRWRQHYGPVTSSVADKTATRSHEDQLLWTVERCFPEKTGYSFDDFCRKVKLQRAYLQWKARLCEHHRADSFSQALEQCRLRKALKLWHQKCLMLKTIEQSPKHLHRTDYEEPLAMLFSDDLSTSSGFDSSAPATLASQSSLEKEYSSSDSSQQSISSVLTAEDVTHMPYYSSFLQLHQCAELPAELSGKMYFPPRSTGSGRNWFVGGQFQSLALQSPDNNVQPLTSYSTWEEDCGSDKEVKSCWHQAEKCCLQRYFIVWSARTQQLVKAEQYCRLIQLSRAFLSWHHWVVENKNRKAAAVLKHRVHCCQMAFSLWKKRLAQKLEADQRFRCHIHQMTADALWRWHSCCQRKRAMRELQQRWALHSCQEKKRFVLQTWYCQTRKQKYAALFWERLLLHRCLVMWAQVTARRLREHEALSCFKREREHRLLVVSFTEWRLKFLRAEQRVLGERNHKWQGPSQGKACHRWRLASRGQQALRLGSVATVKQTCNYWTKAAAFSQCSRQCSTLIGARKSRKISLSWSMSKKMPPLLFLSWGHVGSVSEEGREVVFARQMTGIPLWSRCSWQLNSDKSRRGREKDSARAAPLGLFPSAIHRWLVIYRSQNRGERLLLPHLAERPGVVGPSPAHARIQENKAEVDSEEWNEKWLGRKYLRWWHHTVILRRCQCDRRLHCLARRWHQWKEASRMVILAQELDQQRLIENAWRVWRRRHLQSCVVENFLKEEARSLLSQAFGRWRQLTAFQLKDKGCC, via the exons ATGACAACCTCAGCTCAGCACCAGCTTACAGAAGGATATTCaaaggaagctgagcaggcttGTAG GGTGGAGGGAGAACTGTGGACACGGCTTCATCGTAAGCAGAGAAGAGATGAGTTCTGCTGGAGAGCTCAAGCAATCAGAGATATGAGACGGCTAGCTG CTTTCAGACTGTGGCGCCTGCAGAAGGAGCTGCTGAGCAAAGAGGAAGACAGGCTTTTGGAAGCCCGTGCTGTGctggaaaagaagcagctaCGAAATGCTTTCTGGGTGTGGCGTTCACGATGCTTGGAAATGGAACAGATTTTAGCAGTGACAACTCGGATCCAAAGAAACTTGGTCTCCCG GTGCTTCAGTGCATGGAAGGAGATTGTTGAGCAGAAGGTGCTTTACAGGTGTAACCTGGCCCATCTCAGAGCAGCATCGCTGAGGAAATACTTCCAGCAGTGGGTTCAGATGCTGCAGGTCAGAGAAGGCGATAAGCAGGCAATGGTGAACTTCTTCCTCCTACGATGGAGGCAGCATTATG GACCAGTTACAAGCTCAGTAGCTGACAAGACTGCAACAAGGAGTCATGAAGATCAGCTGTTGTGGACTGTAGAGAGAtgttttcctgagaaaacagGCTACTCTTTTGATGACTTCTGCCGAAAGGTGAAGCTCCAGAGAGCGTATCTGCAGTGGAAAGCAAGGCTGTGCGAGCATCACAGAGCTGA TTCTTTCTCTCAGGCTTTAGAGCAATGTAGACTCAGAAAAGCTCTGAAATTATGGCACCAAAAGTGTCTTATGCTGAAGACAATTGAACAAAGTCCTAAGCACTTGCACAGGACTGACTATGAAGAACCTCTTGCCATGCTGTTTTCTGATGACCTCTCAACATCTTCCGGCTTTGACAGCAGTGCTCCAGCTACTCTGGCCTCTCAAAGCTCATTGGAAAAG GAGTACAGTTCTAGTgacagcagccagcagagcaTCTCTTCTGTTCTGACTGCTGAGGATGTCACACACATGCCGTATTACAGTTCTTTCCTGCAACTACACCAATGCGCAGAGCTACCAGCTGAGCTGAGTGGGAAGATGTACTTTCCTCCACGGAGTACTGGATCTGG AAGAAATTGGTTTGTGGGGGGTCAGTTCCAGTCTTTGGCACTTCAAAGTCCAGACAATAATGTCCAGCCTCTCACCAGTTACTCTACATGGGAAGAG GACTGCGGTTCTGACAAGGAGGTGAAGAGTTGCTGGCACCAAGCAGAGAAATGCTGCCTGCAGAGGTACTTCATTGTCTGGTCAGCTCGGACTCAGCAGCTTGTAAAGGCTGAGCAGTACTGCAGGCTCATTCAGCTGTCTCG AGCCTTTCTCAGCTGGCATCACTGGGTTGTGGAAAATAAGAACCGAAAAGCAGCAGCGGTGCTAAAACATCGAGTTCATTGCTGCCAGATGGCTTTCAGCCTGTGGAAGAAGAGACTGGCCCAGAAACTGGAAGCCGACCAGAGATTCAGGTGTCACATTCACCAGATGACTGCTGATGCTCTGTGGCGTTGGCATTCCTGCTGTCAAA GGAAGCGTGCTATGAGAGAGCTGCAGCAGCGATGGGCTCTGCACAGCTGCCAGGAGAAGAAGAGATTTGTCCTGCAGACATGGTATTGCCAAACAAGGAAGCAGAAATATGCTGCTTTATTCTGGGAACGTCTTCTCCTGCACAG GTGCCTAGTCATGTGGGCCCAGGTCACTGCTCGTAGACTGAGGGAGCACGAAGCCCTCTCTTGTtttaaaagggagagagagcacCGTCTCCTAGTTGTGAGCTTTACTGAGTGGAGGCTGAAATTCTTGAGAGCTGAACAGCGGGTACTGGGAGAGAGAAACCACAAGTGGCAGGGACCCTCTCAGGGTAAAGCCTGTCACCGCTGGCGATTGGCCTCAAGAGGACAGCAAGCCCTGCGCCTAGGATCTGTGGCTACTGTAAAGCAG acCTGCAACTACTGGACAAAAGCAGCTGCCTTTTCCCAGTGCTCACGGCAGTGCAGTACCCTGATAGGTGCTAGGAAGAGCAGGAAGATATCTCTGTCTTGGTCCATGAGTAAGAAGATGCCCCCTCTTCTATTCCTTTCATGGGGCCATGTGGGGAGTGTGagtgaggagggaagggaagtaGTGTTTGCTAGACAGATGACTGGGATTCCTCTGTGGAGTAGGTGCTCATGGCAGTTGAACTCTGACA aaagcagaagaggcagagaaaaggaTTCAGCACGAGCTGCCCCTCTTGGGCTTTTTCCCAGTGCCATTCACCGCTGGCTGGTGATCTACAGAAGCCAAAACAGGGGTGAAAGGCTGCTGCTCCCTCACCTAGCAGAGAGACCTGGTGTGGTAGGACCCTCTCCTGCACATGCAAGGATCCAGGAGAACAAAGCAGAGGTGGATTCAGAGGAGTGGAATGAGAAGTGGCTTGG GAGGAAGTATCTGAGGTGGTGGCATCACACAGTGATACTTCGCCGGTGCCAGTGTGACAGGAGACTGCACTGTCTGGCAAGGCGATGGCACCAGTGGAAAGAAGCCAGCAGGATGGTGATACTGGCCCAGGAGTTG
- the C17H1orf167 gene encoding uncharacterized protein C1orf167 homolog isoform X3: protein MDPVNPSLVNAHLSSRTVDSPLRHELVVCPSLRSSSDSVNASSSALTLRDLDPSSLESLQYLLQSSQISASLYCSIQRLKQETALMGVRGSLPLEPKSSPVSGSLCFASDDSAPSTLSAGEQLAGVKTSATQARLKWGVPLAKDWSLGAVTRDISCAEPLSVSHRYGCIDSNTWRTKISGDIQPETLSSGVGSGRLVDTEAYSSYNCSPYFRCQSQAKPTLETGSLYVHTKSHSLEKVLKGEETSDGASLCSVSRKKDPASLYPEGLQVSLETDLEGAQMNVGVAMCGTPREGSVRVASPPGCKEFRPVQQLSIKSVGVNNSEAHVKSSKESEEVCDSRSRAARRVSVVGSSQSSPFNIKGEEGFGEYSDIDCMNVNREARRNKYSHQSNWRNWEAGANLDQSEEPSVERSAKEPWCCEEGSQTWGTLSREVSKNSFWSLKVNEQSFHHFRDRQMLSRCFQAWRGHILWKRAAARQLYRQQLLQKGLDALQRAVHQRRMRLEVAQQRHASALLAVSFRRWKEAVAKRSKKQAPQREPYSYTQSSSVGFIGVGRLATMTTSAQHQLTEGYSKEAEQACRVEGELWTRLHRKQRRDEFCWRAQAIRDMRRLAAFRLWRLQKELLSKEEDRLLEARAVLEKKQLRNAFWVWRSRCLEMEQILAVTTRIQRNLVSRCFSAWKEIVEQKVLYRCNLAHLRAASLRKYFQQWVQMLQVREGDKQAMVNFFLLRWRQHYGPVTSSVADKTATRSHEDQLLWTVERCFPEKTGYSFDDFCRKVKLQRAYLQWKARLCEHHRADSFSQALEQCRLRKALKLWHQKCLMLKTIEQSPKHLHRTDYEEPLAMLFSDDLSTSSGFDSSAPATLASQSSLEKEYSSSDSSQQSISSVLTAEDVTHMPYYSSFLQLHQCAELPAELSGKMYFPPRSTGSGRNWFVGGQFQSLALQSPDNNVQPLTSYSTWEEDCGSDKEVKSCWHQAEKCCLQRYFIVWSARTQQLVKAEQYCRLIQLSRAFLSWHHWVVENKNRKAAAVLKHRVHCCQMAFSLWKKRLAQKLEADQRFRCHIHQMTADALWRWHSCCQRKRAMRELQQRWALHSCQEKKRFVLQTWYCQTRKQKYAALFWERLLLHRCLVMWAQVTARRLREHEALSCFKREREHRLLVVSFTEWRLKFLRAEQRVLGERNHKWQGPSQGKACHRWRLASRGQQALRLGSVATVKQTCNYWTKAAAFSQCSRQCSTLIGARKSRKISLSWSMKSRRGREKDSARAAPLGLFPSAIHRWLVIYRSQNRGERLLLPHLAERPGVVGPSPAHARIQENKAEVDSEEWNEKWLGRKYLRWWHHTVILRRCQCDRRLHCLARRWHQWKEASRMVILAQELDQQRLIENAWRVWRRRHLQSCVVENFLKEEARSLLSQAFGRWRQLTAFQLKDKGCC, encoded by the exons atGGATCCTGTGAACCCTTCACTGGTCAACGCACATTTGTCATCTCGTACTGTAGATTCCCCTCTTAGGCATGAACTAGTGGTGTGTCCCTCTTTGAGGAGCTCAAGTGACAGTGTGAATGCTTCTAGTTCAGCTCTGACCTTGAGGGATCTCGATCCATCTAGTTTGGAGTCCCTTCAGTATCTGTTGCAATCCTCACAGATTTCTGCTAGCTTGTACTGTTCAATCCAGAGGCTTAAGCAAGAAACTGCTTTGATGGGAGTACGGGGCTCCCTCCCTCTAGAGCCCAAGTCTTCTCCAGTCAGTGGCAGTTTGTGCTTTGCTTCTGATGATTCAGCTCCTAGTACCCTGAGCGCAGGAGAACAGCTAGCTGGAGTAAAGACCAGTGCTACTCAGGCAAGATTGAAATGGGGTGTCCCACTTGCTAAAGACTGGAGCCTTGGTGCAGTGACAAGGGACATCAGTTGCGCAGaacctctctctgtctctcacaGATATGGATGCATTGATTCGAACACATGGAGAACCAAAATTTCAGGTGACATCCAGCCAGAAACCCTCTCTTCTGGGGTGGGCTCTGGCAGGCTAGTGGATACAGAAGCATATTCCTCCTACAATTGCTCCCCTTATTTCAGATGCCAGTCCCAGGCAAAGCCAACTCTGGAAACTGGTAGTCTTTATGTTCACACAAAAAGTCATTCCCTTGAAAAGGTTCTTAAAGGAGAAGAGACATCTGATGGGGCATCCCTGTGTTCTGTATCTCGGAAGAAAGACCCAGCCAGTCTGTATCCAGAGGGTCTGCAGGTGTCACTAGAGACAGATTTGGAAGGGGCTCAGATGAACGTTGGTGTAGCCATGTGTGGGACTCCAAGGGAAGGGTCTGTGAGGGTTGCTTCTCCTCCTGGATGTAAAGAGTTTAGACCAGTCCAGCAGCTTAGTATTAAATCTGTAGGAGTCAACAACTCTGAAGCTCATGTTAAGTCCAGCAAAGAGTCAGAAGAGGTATGTGACTCTAGATCACGGGCAGCCAGAAGAGTGTCTGTGGTGGGCAGCAGCCAGTCCAGCCCTTTCAATATTAAGGGTGAAGAAGGCTTTGGTGAATATTCTGACATAGATTGCATGAATGTGAACAGAGAAGCAAGGAGAAACAAATACTCCCACCAAAGCAACTGGAGGAATTGGGAAGCTGGCGCAAATCTCGACCAGTCTGAAGAACCTTCTGTGGAGAGGAGTGCCAAAGAACCATGGTGCTGTGAAGAAGGGAGCCAGACATGGGGAACTCTTTCCAGAGAG GTCTCGAAGAACAGCTTCTGGTCATTGAAGGTGAATGAGCAAAG tttCCATCACTTCCGTGACAGACAAATGCTATCTAGGTGTTTCCAAGCATGGAGGGGGCACATCCTCTGGAAGagggctgcagccaggcagcttTACAGACAGCAACTGCTTCAGAAGGGCCTTGATGCTTTGCAGAGGGCTGTGCACCAGAGGAGGATGCGGCTGGAGGTAGCCCAGCAGAGACATGCCTCGGCTTTGCTAGCTGTCAGCTTCCGCAGG TGGAAGGAAGCTGTGGCAAAACGGAGCAAGAAGCAAGCTCCACAGCGTGAGCCATATTCTTACACCCAAAGTTCATCAGTGGGGTTTATTGGAGTAGGAAGATTAGCAACTATGACAACCTCAGCTCAGCACCAGCTTACAGAAGGATATTCaaaggaagctgagcaggcttGTAG GGTGGAGGGAGAACTGTGGACACGGCTTCATCGTAAGCAGAGAAGAGATGAGTTCTGCTGGAGAGCTCAAGCAATCAGAGATATGAGACGGCTAGCTG CTTTCAGACTGTGGCGCCTGCAGAAGGAGCTGCTGAGCAAAGAGGAAGACAGGCTTTTGGAAGCCCGTGCTGTGctggaaaagaagcagctaCGAAATGCTTTCTGGGTGTGGCGTTCACGATGCTTGGAAATGGAACAGATTTTAGCAGTGACAACTCGGATCCAAAGAAACTTGGTCTCCCG GTGCTTCAGTGCATGGAAGGAGATTGTTGAGCAGAAGGTGCTTTACAGGTGTAACCTGGCCCATCTCAGAGCAGCATCGCTGAGGAAATACTTCCAGCAGTGGGTTCAGATGCTGCAGGTCAGAGAAGGCGATAAGCAGGCAATGGTGAACTTCTTCCTCCTACGATGGAGGCAGCATTATG GACCAGTTACAAGCTCAGTAGCTGACAAGACTGCAACAAGGAGTCATGAAGATCAGCTGTTGTGGACTGTAGAGAGAtgttttcctgagaaaacagGCTACTCTTTTGATGACTTCTGCCGAAAGGTGAAGCTCCAGAGAGCGTATCTGCAGTGGAAAGCAAGGCTGTGCGAGCATCACAGAGCTGA TTCTTTCTCTCAGGCTTTAGAGCAATGTAGACTCAGAAAAGCTCTGAAATTATGGCACCAAAAGTGTCTTATGCTGAAGACAATTGAACAAAGTCCTAAGCACTTGCACAGGACTGACTATGAAGAACCTCTTGCCATGCTGTTTTCTGATGACCTCTCAACATCTTCCGGCTTTGACAGCAGTGCTCCAGCTACTCTGGCCTCTCAAAGCTCATTGGAAAAG GAGTACAGTTCTAGTgacagcagccagcagagcaTCTCTTCTGTTCTGACTGCTGAGGATGTCACACACATGCCGTATTACAGTTCTTTCCTGCAACTACACCAATGCGCAGAGCTACCAGCTGAGCTGAGTGGGAAGATGTACTTTCCTCCACGGAGTACTGGATCTGG AAGAAATTGGTTTGTGGGGGGTCAGTTCCAGTCTTTGGCACTTCAAAGTCCAGACAATAATGTCCAGCCTCTCACCAGTTACTCTACATGGGAAGAG GACTGCGGTTCTGACAAGGAGGTGAAGAGTTGCTGGCACCAAGCAGAGAAATGCTGCCTGCAGAGGTACTTCATTGTCTGGTCAGCTCGGACTCAGCAGCTTGTAAAGGCTGAGCAGTACTGCAGGCTCATTCAGCTGTCTCG AGCCTTTCTCAGCTGGCATCACTGGGTTGTGGAAAATAAGAACCGAAAAGCAGCAGCGGTGCTAAAACATCGAGTTCATTGCTGCCAGATGGCTTTCAGCCTGTGGAAGAAGAGACTGGCCCAGAAACTGGAAGCCGACCAGAGATTCAGGTGTCACATTCACCAGATGACTGCTGATGCTCTGTGGCGTTGGCATTCCTGCTGTCAAA GGAAGCGTGCTATGAGAGAGCTGCAGCAGCGATGGGCTCTGCACAGCTGCCAGGAGAAGAAGAGATTTGTCCTGCAGACATGGTATTGCCAAACAAGGAAGCAGAAATATGCTGCTTTATTCTGGGAACGTCTTCTCCTGCACAG GTGCCTAGTCATGTGGGCCCAGGTCACTGCTCGTAGACTGAGGGAGCACGAAGCCCTCTCTTGTtttaaaagggagagagagcacCGTCTCCTAGTTGTGAGCTTTACTGAGTGGAGGCTGAAATTCTTGAGAGCTGAACAGCGGGTACTGGGAGAGAGAAACCACAAGTGGCAGGGACCCTCTCAGGGTAAAGCCTGTCACCGCTGGCGATTGGCCTCAAGAGGACAGCAAGCCCTGCGCCTAGGATCTGTGGCTACTGTAAAGCAG acCTGCAACTACTGGACAAAAGCAGCTGCCTTTTCCCAGTGCTCACGGCAGTGCAGTACCCTGATAGGTGCTAGGAAGAGCAGGAAGATATCTCTGTCTTGGTCCATGA aaagcagaagaggcagagaaaaggaTTCAGCACGAGCTGCCCCTCTTGGGCTTTTTCCCAGTGCCATTCACCGCTGGCTGGTGATCTACAGAAGCCAAAACAGGGGTGAAAGGCTGCTGCTCCCTCACCTAGCAGAGAGACCTGGTGTGGTAGGACCCTCTCCTGCACATGCAAGGATCCAGGAGAACAAAGCAGAGGTGGATTCAGAGGAGTGGAATGAGAAGTGGCTTGG GAGGAAGTATCTGAGGTGGTGGCATCACACAGTGATACTTCGCCGGTGCCAGTGTGACAGGAGACTGCACTGTCTGGCAAGGCGATGGCACCAGTGGAAAGAAGCCAGCAGGATGGTGATACTGGCCCAGGAGTTG
- the C17H1orf167 gene encoding uncharacterized protein C1orf167 homolog isoform X4 codes for MDPVNPSLVNAHLSSRTVDSPLRHELVVCPSLRSSSDSVNASSSALTLRDLDPSSLESLQYLLQSSQISASLYCSIQRLKQETALMGVRGSLPLEPKSSPVSGSLCFASDDSAPSTLSAGEQLAGVKTSATQARLKWGVPLAKDWSLGAVTRDISCAEPLSVSHRYGCIDSNTWRTKISGDIQPETLSSGVGSGRLVDTEAYSSYNCSPYFRCQSQAKPTLETGSLYVHTKSHSLEKVLKGEETSDGASLCSVSRKKDPASLYPEGLQVSLETDLEGAQMNVGVAMCGTPREGSVRVASPPGCKEFRPVQQLSIKSVGVNNSEAHVKSSKESEEVCDSRSRAARRVSVVGSSQSSPFNIKGEEGFGEYSDIDCMNVNREARRNKYSHQSNWRNWEAGANLDQSEEPSVERSAKEPWCCEEGSQTWGTLSREVSKNSFWSLKVNEQSFHHFRDRQMLSRCFQAWRGHILWKRAAARQLYRQQLLQKGLDALQRAVHQRRMRLEVAQQRHASALLAVSFRRWKEAVAKRSKKQAPQREPYSYTQSSSVGFIGVGRLATMTTSAQHQLTEGYSKEAEQACRVEGELWTRLHRKQRRDEFCWRAQAIRDMRRLAAFRLWRLQKELLSKEEDRLLEARAVLEKKQLRNAFWVWRSRCLEMEQILAVTTRIQRNLVSRCFSAWKEIVEQKVLYRCNLAHLRAASLRKYFQQWVQMLQVREGDKQAMVNFFLLRWRQHYGPVTSSVADKTATRSHEDQLLWTVERCFPEKTGYSFDDFCRKVKLQRAYLQWKARLCEHHRADSFSQALEQCRLRKALKLWHQKCLMLKTIEQSPKHLHRTDYEEPLAMLFSDDLSTSSGFDSSAPATLASQSSLEKEYSSSDSSQQSISSVLTAEDVTHMPYYSSFLQLHQCAELPAELSGKMYFPPRSTGSGRNWFVGGQFQSLALQSPDNNVQPLTSYSTWEEDCGSDKEVKSCWHQAEKCCLQRYFIVWSARTQQLVKAEQYCRLIQLSRAFLSWHHWVVENKNRKAAAVLKHRVHCCQMAFSLWKKRLAQKLEADQRFRCHIHQMTADALWRWHSCCQRKRAMRELQQRWALHSCQEKKRFVLQTWYCQTRKQKYAALFWERLLLHRCLVMWAQVTARRLREHEALSCFKREREHRLLVVSFTEWRLKFLRAEQRVLGERNHKWQGPSQGKACHRWRLASRGQQALRLGSVATVKQKAEEAEKRIQHELPLLGFFPVPFTAGW; via the exons atGGATCCTGTGAACCCTTCACTGGTCAACGCACATTTGTCATCTCGTACTGTAGATTCCCCTCTTAGGCATGAACTAGTGGTGTGTCCCTCTTTGAGGAGCTCAAGTGACAGTGTGAATGCTTCTAGTTCAGCTCTGACCTTGAGGGATCTCGATCCATCTAGTTTGGAGTCCCTTCAGTATCTGTTGCAATCCTCACAGATTTCTGCTAGCTTGTACTGTTCAATCCAGAGGCTTAAGCAAGAAACTGCTTTGATGGGAGTACGGGGCTCCCTCCCTCTAGAGCCCAAGTCTTCTCCAGTCAGTGGCAGTTTGTGCTTTGCTTCTGATGATTCAGCTCCTAGTACCCTGAGCGCAGGAGAACAGCTAGCTGGAGTAAAGACCAGTGCTACTCAGGCAAGATTGAAATGGGGTGTCCCACTTGCTAAAGACTGGAGCCTTGGTGCAGTGACAAGGGACATCAGTTGCGCAGaacctctctctgtctctcacaGATATGGATGCATTGATTCGAACACATGGAGAACCAAAATTTCAGGTGACATCCAGCCAGAAACCCTCTCTTCTGGGGTGGGCTCTGGCAGGCTAGTGGATACAGAAGCATATTCCTCCTACAATTGCTCCCCTTATTTCAGATGCCAGTCCCAGGCAAAGCCAACTCTGGAAACTGGTAGTCTTTATGTTCACACAAAAAGTCATTCCCTTGAAAAGGTTCTTAAAGGAGAAGAGACATCTGATGGGGCATCCCTGTGTTCTGTATCTCGGAAGAAAGACCCAGCCAGTCTGTATCCAGAGGGTCTGCAGGTGTCACTAGAGACAGATTTGGAAGGGGCTCAGATGAACGTTGGTGTAGCCATGTGTGGGACTCCAAGGGAAGGGTCTGTGAGGGTTGCTTCTCCTCCTGGATGTAAAGAGTTTAGACCAGTCCAGCAGCTTAGTATTAAATCTGTAGGAGTCAACAACTCTGAAGCTCATGTTAAGTCCAGCAAAGAGTCAGAAGAGGTATGTGACTCTAGATCACGGGCAGCCAGAAGAGTGTCTGTGGTGGGCAGCAGCCAGTCCAGCCCTTTCAATATTAAGGGTGAAGAAGGCTTTGGTGAATATTCTGACATAGATTGCATGAATGTGAACAGAGAAGCAAGGAGAAACAAATACTCCCACCAAAGCAACTGGAGGAATTGGGAAGCTGGCGCAAATCTCGACCAGTCTGAAGAACCTTCTGTGGAGAGGAGTGCCAAAGAACCATGGTGCTGTGAAGAAGGGAGCCAGACATGGGGAACTCTTTCCAGAGAG GTCTCGAAGAACAGCTTCTGGTCATTGAAGGTGAATGAGCAAAG tttCCATCACTTCCGTGACAGACAAATGCTATCTAGGTGTTTCCAAGCATGGAGGGGGCACATCCTCTGGAAGagggctgcagccaggcagcttTACAGACAGCAACTGCTTCAGAAGGGCCTTGATGCTTTGCAGAGGGCTGTGCACCAGAGGAGGATGCGGCTGGAGGTAGCCCAGCAGAGACATGCCTCGGCTTTGCTAGCTGTCAGCTTCCGCAGG TGGAAGGAAGCTGTGGCAAAACGGAGCAAGAAGCAAGCTCCACAGCGTGAGCCATATTCTTACACCCAAAGTTCATCAGTGGGGTTTATTGGAGTAGGAAGATTAGCAACTATGACAACCTCAGCTCAGCACCAGCTTACAGAAGGATATTCaaaggaagctgagcaggcttGTAG GGTGGAGGGAGAACTGTGGACACGGCTTCATCGTAAGCAGAGAAGAGATGAGTTCTGCTGGAGAGCTCAAGCAATCAGAGATATGAGACGGCTAGCTG CTTTCAGACTGTGGCGCCTGCAGAAGGAGCTGCTGAGCAAAGAGGAAGACAGGCTTTTGGAAGCCCGTGCTGTGctggaaaagaagcagctaCGAAATGCTTTCTGGGTGTGGCGTTCACGATGCTTGGAAATGGAACAGATTTTAGCAGTGACAACTCGGATCCAAAGAAACTTGGTCTCCCG GTGCTTCAGTGCATGGAAGGAGATTGTTGAGCAGAAGGTGCTTTACAGGTGTAACCTGGCCCATCTCAGAGCAGCATCGCTGAGGAAATACTTCCAGCAGTGGGTTCAGATGCTGCAGGTCAGAGAAGGCGATAAGCAGGCAATGGTGAACTTCTTCCTCCTACGATGGAGGCAGCATTATG GACCAGTTACAAGCTCAGTAGCTGACAAGACTGCAACAAGGAGTCATGAAGATCAGCTGTTGTGGACTGTAGAGAGAtgttttcctgagaaaacagGCTACTCTTTTGATGACTTCTGCCGAAAGGTGAAGCTCCAGAGAGCGTATCTGCAGTGGAAAGCAAGGCTGTGCGAGCATCACAGAGCTGA TTCTTTCTCTCAGGCTTTAGAGCAATGTAGACTCAGAAAAGCTCTGAAATTATGGCACCAAAAGTGTCTTATGCTGAAGACAATTGAACAAAGTCCTAAGCACTTGCACAGGACTGACTATGAAGAACCTCTTGCCATGCTGTTTTCTGATGACCTCTCAACATCTTCCGGCTTTGACAGCAGTGCTCCAGCTACTCTGGCCTCTCAAAGCTCATTGGAAAAG GAGTACAGTTCTAGTgacagcagccagcagagcaTCTCTTCTGTTCTGACTGCTGAGGATGTCACACACATGCCGTATTACAGTTCTTTCCTGCAACTACACCAATGCGCAGAGCTACCAGCTGAGCTGAGTGGGAAGATGTACTTTCCTCCACGGAGTACTGGATCTGG AAGAAATTGGTTTGTGGGGGGTCAGTTCCAGTCTTTGGCACTTCAAAGTCCAGACAATAATGTCCAGCCTCTCACCAGTTACTCTACATGGGAAGAG GACTGCGGTTCTGACAAGGAGGTGAAGAGTTGCTGGCACCAAGCAGAGAAATGCTGCCTGCAGAGGTACTTCATTGTCTGGTCAGCTCGGACTCAGCAGCTTGTAAAGGCTGAGCAGTACTGCAGGCTCATTCAGCTGTCTCG AGCCTTTCTCAGCTGGCATCACTGGGTTGTGGAAAATAAGAACCGAAAAGCAGCAGCGGTGCTAAAACATCGAGTTCATTGCTGCCAGATGGCTTTCAGCCTGTGGAAGAAGAGACTGGCCCAGAAACTGGAAGCCGACCAGAGATTCAGGTGTCACATTCACCAGATGACTGCTGATGCTCTGTGGCGTTGGCATTCCTGCTGTCAAA GGAAGCGTGCTATGAGAGAGCTGCAGCAGCGATGGGCTCTGCACAGCTGCCAGGAGAAGAAGAGATTTGTCCTGCAGACATGGTATTGCCAAACAAGGAAGCAGAAATATGCTGCTTTATTCTGGGAACGTCTTCTCCTGCACAG GTGCCTAGTCATGTGGGCCCAGGTCACTGCTCGTAGACTGAGGGAGCACGAAGCCCTCTCTTGTtttaaaagggagagagagcacCGTCTCCTAGTTGTGAGCTTTACTGAGTGGAGGCTGAAATTCTTGAGAGCTGAACAGCGGGTACTGGGAGAGAGAAACCACAAGTGGCAGGGACCCTCTCAGGGTAAAGCCTGTCACCGCTGGCGATTGGCCTCAAGAGGACAGCAAGCCCTGCGCCTAGGATCTGTGGCTACTGTAAAGCAG aaagcagaagaggcagagaaaaggaTTCAGCACGAGCTGCCCCTCTTGGGCTTTTTCCCAGTGCCATTCACCGCTGGCTGGTGA